From the Primulina tabacum isolate GXHZ01 chromosome 15, ASM2559414v2, whole genome shotgun sequence genome, one window contains:
- the LOC142527425 gene encoding pentatricopeptide repeat-containing protein At2g33680 gives MNQVVATLPPQYRSVVTKLQFFTCNKNLSSGRSIHGHLLKDGVIPSCIFLSNALLNFYSKCDLFCEAHNFFTDFPCKDDAVSWNILINGHSQMGLGHHSLSALQLFQQMLQHSTLPNSRTFTGVLSACANLEDPVVAQQTHSLVIKFVTTGDVFVYTSMLNAYCKMGFLGDGRKVFDEMLNRNSVTWSTMISGYASQGLVNEAFGVFRVLVAGGNEGVNEFVLTGALSAFKSHEFLETGKQIHCLAVKNGLLEIVSVSNAVVTMYAKCGNLDDSVRVFEFSNDKNSISWSAMITGYAQSGHGDKSLVLFKEMHCCGMKPSEYTVVGILNACSDTDATNLGMQVHGYLIKSGFESQVYIMTALVDMYAKCGRIIDAQKGFETLLEPDLVMWTSMIGGFVQNGDNESAISLYCRMQMEGVASNELTLASVLKACSGLSALEQGKQLHAHVVKNGFSLEVPIGSALSTMYAKCGNLVDVNAIFRRMPTRDVVSWNAMISGLSQNGLGLEALELFEEMQLEGANPDCVTFVNVLSACSHMGLVDKGWEYFKSISNKFNIVPTTEHHACMVDILSRAGKLQEAKEFIESAPNDHGLSLWHILLSACRNHHNYLLGAYAGERLMELGSLESSSYVLLSSIYSALGRLDDIERVRRMMNIRGVSKEPGCSWIELKNQVHVFVVGDLLHPEIKHTRAEIWKLSKLMKDEGYLLGFDSILEE, from the coding sequence ATGAATCAGGTTGTTGCCACTCTACCTCCACAGTACCGCAGTGTTGTTACCAAGCTCCAATTCTTCACTTGCAACAAAAATCTTTCAAGCGGTAGATCCATCCATGGCCACCTCCTGAAAGATGGTGTAATCCCATCGTGTATATTCCTGTCCAACGCCCTCCTCAACTTCTATTCCAAATGCGACCTCTTTTGCGAGGCCCATAATTTCTTCACAGATTTCCCATGCAAAGATGACGCGGTCTCCTGGAATATCCTCATCAACGGCCACTCCCAGATGGGTCTTGGCCATCACTCCCTTTCGGCACTCCAACTCTTCCAGCAAATGTTACAGCACTCTACACTCCCTAATTCCCGTACTTTCACCGGCGTTCTATCTGCCTGTGCCAATTTGGAGGACCCTGTCGTGGCTCAGCAAACGCATTCTTTGGTGATTAAGTTCGTTACCACCGGTGATGTCTTTGTGTACACCTCTATGTTGAATGCTTATTGCAAGATGGGATTTTTAGGTGATGGTCGTAAGGTGTTTGATGAAATGCTGAATAGAAACTCGGTCACTTGGTCTACCATGATTTCTGGATACGCTTCCCAGGGGCTTGTGAACGAGGCCTTTGGGGTTTTCAGAGTGTTGGTGGCTGGAGGGAATGAAGGTGTTAATGAGTTTGTGTTGACTGGTGCGCTGAGTGCTTTTAAATCACATGAATTCCTTGAAACAGGGAAGCAAATTCACTGTTTAGCGGTTAAAAATGGTTTGCTAGAAATTGTTTCTGTCAGTAATGCAGTTGTTACTATGTACGCTAAGTGTGGGAATTTAGATGACTCGGTTCGGGTGTTTGAGTTTTCCAATGATAAGAATTCAATTTCATGGTCTGCAATGATAACTGGCTATGCACAGAGTGGACATGGCGACAAGTCACTGGTGTTGTTCAAGGAGATGCATTGTTGTGGGATGAAGCCTAGTGAATACACAGTTGTTGGGATTCTTAATGCTTGTAGTGATACTGATGCGACAAATTTAGGTATGCAAGTGCATGGCTATTTGATCAAATCAGGATTCGAATCTCAAGTGTATATTATGACAGCTTTGGTTGATATGTATGCTAAATGTGGCAGAATAATTGATGCCCAGAAGGGATTTGAGACTCTGCTAGAGCCTGATCTTGTAATGTGGACATCCATGATTGGAGGTTTTGTACAGAATGGAGACAATGAGAGTGCTATCAGTTTGTACTGTAGAATGCAAATGGAAGGGGTTGCTTCTAATGAGTTGACTCTGGCCAGTGTGTTGAAAGCCTGCTCTGGCCTTTCAGCTTTGGAGCAAGGAAAACAGCTCCATGCCCATGTGGTTAAGAATGGATTTTCTCTTGAAGTTCCAATTGGAAGTGCTCTATCGACTATGTATGCAAAATGTGGGAACCTTGTTGATGTGAATGCTATCTTTAGGAGGATGCCTACCAGAGATGTGGTATCTTGGAATGCAATGATTTCCGGTCTTTCTCAGAATGGCCTTGGGCTTGAAGCCCTCGAACTTTTTGAAGAGATGCAATTGGAGGGTGCCAATCCCGATTGTGTTACTTTTGTAAATGTTCTTTCAGCCTGTAGCCACATGGGACTGGTCGACAAGGGTTGGGAGTATTTTAAATCAATATCCAATAAATTTAATATAGTTCCGACAACAGAGCACCATGCCTGTATGGTTGATATTCTCAGTCGTGCTGGGAAACTCCAAGAAGCCAAAGAATTTATTGAATCAGCACCCAATGATCACGGTCTTTCTTTATGGCATATTTTGTTGAGTGCTTGTAGAAACCATCATAATTATTTGTTGGGTGCATATGCGGGAGAGAGGTTGATGGAATTGGGTTCTCTTGAATCATCTAGCTATGTGTTGTTGtcgagtatttattcagctctGGGTAggttagatgacattgagaGAGTCAGAAGGATGATGAATATCAGAGGGGTGAGCAAGGAGCCTGGATGTAGCTGGATTGAGTTGAAGAATCAGGTTCATGTGTTTGTTGTTGGGGATTTGTTGCACCCTGAAATCAAACACACCCGTGCAGAGATATGGAAATTGAGCAAGCTGATGAAAGATGAAGGTTACCTACTGGGATTTGATTCTATTTTAGAGGAATAG